cctgcaagggaagggagcgaAAGGGACAGgttcagccacctggacatggcccacccaccctagcagaggaaggggaaacttAGGGAGGgtcggggcggggtgccatgcaagggaatgggagagagggaggggagcgaggggccccttgcccctcccttgcaagcattgtgcaattacacatgtttgaaccatttgcttccccttttctcttttccacttcaccagactcagccacagcaatgtgtggccgggcccgctagtagtaCAATAACTTTGCAGGGCATTCTTTGACTTCAAAGACGATATCACCAAAACTCTGTACTAAGTGCTCAGGCTAGACTAGAGCAGAGGAGGTCTTTTGTGCTCTTCTGGGGAAATGATTCATCCCAGGAGCTTCTGCTTAGAACAGGTtgttggtctaatccagcagggtgCTTCTTATATTTTTGTGACCAAAGTACACCTGGATATGCAGTGTATGCGGAACTTGTAGTTGTAGTTCCACACGGGCAAGAGCAAATTCTTGGCAGAGACAACATTATTTCTACAAGTGCAAAACAAAAGCAATCTGCATTATTTAGTTGGGTGCTATTGCTTCCTCATTCGATGTTTCAGGAAAGAATACATTCAAAGATAACCAGGATGTTGTGTTCTATTTTGTCTTGAATatctaacaaaaaaaatctacctGTCTCAGGTGGAAATTATTgtcttactaccctgtttccccgaatataagacatccccagaaaataagacgtagtagaggttttgctgaagtgcgaaatataaggcatcccccgaaagtaagacgtagcaaagtttttgtttggaagcatgcccgacgaacagaacacagaaaaataagacatcccctgaaaataagacatagcgcatctttgggaacaaaaattaatataagacactgtcttatattcggggaaacacggtatttattttattatataaatatacaagtgctgcgtggtgtagtggttaagtgcttgccctgccactcacactgtcaggagttcgagccccctgtgggtcagatatcctggcagctggctcacggtcaactcagccatccatccattccttggttggtaaatgagtacctagcacatagctagggtgtaaagaatagccggggaaagcaatggcaaactaccccacaaaaacggcttgactatgaaatcactgcttgcagtggtaccccgggGACGAAAACTTAACTTTACTTCAAAATGCCAAGAACAAATCCTTGTCAGGGATGGCACAttgttgattgagatgcattcctaactcgaTGCAATGGCTGCGTAGGCGAAACTCACAGCTGAAATAAATACTTTATCTGGTCCTCATTGGGCAAGCCACAAAGTCCTGCTTCTTGTAGAGCAGTTGCCTACCCATTATATATGTTTATGGAAACAAGACAAAcctctggaactctctcaacagggagattcatctCAATCATCTGCCCCCTCCTGTTTTCATAttattctagtgcaggggtagggaacctgcggctctccagatgttcaggaactacaattcccatcagcctctgtcagcatggccaattggccatgctggtaggggctgattggaattNNNNNNNNNNNNNNNNNNNNNNNNNNNNNNNNNNNNNNNNNNNNNNNNNNNNNNNNNNNNNNNNNNNNNNNNNNNNNNNNNNNNNNNNNNNNNNNcagcatggccaattggccatgctggcaggggctgatgggaattgtagttcatgaacatctggagagccacaggttgcagattccTGGTCTAGGTCTTCTAGCAGAAAGTTATCCTTGCATTTGTACTTGGAATATTAACTTGCCTAAATAGGGAAGTCAGGAAGAGCAACTGGATTGAAATAGTGAGGGAAACCTAAAGGATGAGTTTTCCTCCTACAAAGATGGCTCTTAGGTGTTGTTTTGTGACAACAAACACTGGAGATTTTCTTCAAGTATCTTTGTGGAGGTACCGAAAAAGTCATGTATGCTCTCTCCTGACAAGCACAGGAAtctgggcagggggagaagagGTCAAAATCGTCTGGTCTAAACAGTGAAGATATCCGCCAATAACATTAAGTGCTACTTCCAATACGAACTTTGGATACACAGGTAGACATCCAGTTACATTAATAACTCCACTTACAGTACAAGACTCTCCCACTTATATCAAGTTAAGACAAATCTGGCTCATTAAAGCTATCATTAAGAGTCTGAAAAGCAAACCACCATTAAAAAACAATCATCTTATGAAGTTAAGTCTACCAATTCTTGAGCTCAGAAGGATTCTCTAACACTGGGGGCCAATCTTGGGATATTTATGGACcacccatcttttaaaaagaaatatgaaaaagCAAGCCTAATGAACCCCATCCTCCAAGTATAAaagttgcagagaagctgaagagACAGATTGGAATTCTGCATACTCAAGGACTTTGTTAGATTATGTTTTCATGTTACAAACGTAGTCCATATCCCTAACCCTTTTAGGCCATTTTTGCTACTAGCAAAAGGGTACGTGCAAGAGGCGAGGGATAAGTGCAGACCACAGCGAACAAGTAGCATACTCATCATTGTATTGACTGATTGTCTTATCTGCTTCTTACGACTGTTGTATCCAGGTTGAACCATCCAAAACAGATACAAAAATACTCTCAAGGGATTAAGACAGCtttaaagaagaaatatgggagaacgGGGCAGATAAAAGCATTGTGTTTATCATAATGTCAAACGCACTTCAAGAAAAGCCCTGCCCTTTGCTTCAGAGGTGCAGAGGTCTGATTTTCCAGTGTTGAATGAAGCCTCACAACTACATTTTCCTTTCTGGGTAGGGCCAGCTTCCACCAGGGAGGGTAAACTCTCACAGCAAGGATGGAAAAAGGGCTCTGAGTAACAATCTGGATATAGCAGGCATCACTTTCGCAGTAGCAAATTTGTGTCTCCCTCAAGCTATTGTGTTATTCCATTGGCACTGAAATAACATTCATCTCAGTCTTGAAGAAAGTTGCatatccctgaaaaaaaaaataaaggcattgTTCTCAGCAGCTTTCATAATGCAACACTCCTTTTGTCTCTCTGATGTGGAAGTGACCATCCATCTGGTGtcgtaaaaaagaaaaaagaatcacaAGAGCAGTCCCAGCtgggaaaaatccagttcacgGCATCCAGATCCTCGGCTTTTGCTATTGATGTGGAGGATGTTCTGGAGGAGGCTCTTGGGGAGGTGCGGCTGGTCGGGGTCCTGCAGGCCTGGGGATTGCTTGATGCTGCCTCTGTCTGTAAGCTATAACTGTGCCCAGGAGCAGAGCAATGATGGTCATGAGGTAAAGGTCCCACTCTGGTCCCAAGAGCTGATCCATGTCAAGATGGGAGAACACCTCCTTGATCTGaccaaggaaagaaaaagaaagtgacaCTTTACTTTCTTAACAGCAGGGAGAAATTACAAAGAAGATATTTAATAAATTGGTTCTgatgagttttccgggctgtgtggccatgatctggtggatcttgttcctaacgttccgcctgcatctgtggctggcatcttcagaggtgtatcacagagaaaagtctgtttcacactatgtctagtgagaagggaaagtttagtgtggtatattgtccatgtgtgGTATATtgtctgtgtgatacacctctgaagatgccagccacagatgcaggcgaaacgttaggaacaagatctaccagaccacagccacacagcccggaaaacccaccataacaagttgaatctggctgtgaaagtcttcgacaacacATTTAATAGATTGTCCACAATGTGTGCCAGCAACTTACTGGAAAAATTCCTTGTAgaggagcataagaacataagaacaagccagctggatcagaccaaagtccatctagtccagctctctgctactcgcagtggcccaccagggagctcactcgcagtggcccaccagggagctcacatgtaggatgtgaacacaatggcattctgctgctgttgctcccgatcacctggtctgttaaggcatttgcaatctcagatcaaagaggatcaagcttggtagccataaatcgacttctcctccataaatctgtccaagccccttttaaagctatccaggttagtggccatcaccacctcctgtggcagcatattccaaacaccaatcacacgttgcgtgaagaagtgtttccttttattagtcctaattcttccccccagcattttcaatgaatgccccctggttctagtattgtgagaaagagagaaaaatgtctctctgtcaacattttctaccccatgcataattttgtagacttcaatcatatcccccctcagccgcctcctctccaaactaaagagtcccaaacgctgcagcctctcctcattgggaaggtgctccagtccctcaatcatccttgtccTAGAAATCTCTGGAAATCTTGAAGCTCAACTATACATTTAACCTACTAGTCCTTCAAGGATCTTATGGATAGCTACCCTCTCCAGAATTTTGTCTTTACCAAGACAATAAATAACTGAGTCAATATCACCCAGTAGTTTCTAGGCTGAGTGGAGATATGAACCTCATTCTCTCAGATCGTGGCTCAACACACACCACAAAACCACTatagcacactggctctctgcataAAACTCCGCCTAACACAGAATAGAGACTTGGATCCTATGAGTAAGTTCTGTGCATGCTAGTTTCTGCTGCAAAGCATCCTTCTTCTTCCAACAAAACTCTCTTTGTGCAAGATCAGTGGTTTTCAATGGGCCCTTCAGTGGAGCAGAATGTTCTGTGGCACAGATTAGCACACACTGAACTGgttcacaggatccaagccacagcATAGAGGTTTATTTTTACCAACATGCTTCATTCAGCACACTGAATTCTAGAAACTAGGGAAACCTTGGAGACTTATTGCACAGTTATGTCATGTGAAACACCAAAAGAAGAGTTGCTTTCATATCTACTtttttacaatcaccttccccacaatagacatcttcaTGGTCTCGCCCACAGACCTTCAAACTAGAGGGAGAGTTGATTTGGTATGTGGGTGATGTTTGTTAAGTAGTCATCTAAGAAACCATAATATATTGaatgtttttaatatgttttaactATAAACTTATTTATGCAGTGTTTTTAGAATGTAACGTAAATATGCATGTTAGCCGCACTGGGCCCAGCCTTGGCTGGGGAGGGCGAGTTACTAAATGCAATCAAATCAAAAATAGTTGGAGCTGGGAGAgttatgagaaaaaaaaaaacagcaactagcccaaggtcacccggcagggttcatgtggagaagtggggaaacaaacccggttaatcagattagagtccaccgcttgtgtggagaagtagggaatcaaacctagttttccagaCTAGAGtttgttgctcttaaccactacaatctGATGAGAAGTGTTAAAATAACCATCCTCAAGTCCTTGAAGGGTTGTCATAAGGAGGTTGGTGggaagttgttttctgttgccccagaaggttggaccagaaccaaAGGGTCAAAATTAAATCAAAACAGTTTTTCGTTAAacaccaggaagaacttcctgacagcagagCAGTCCCTCAGTACAACAGCCTTCCTCAGGAGGCAATGGGCTCTCCTCCTTCTGAGGTTttgaagcagaggctagatggtcaCCTGACagaaatgctgattctgtgaatgtagacagatcatgagagggaggacagggagggTTGAGTCAGTGCTCAGCTCCTGTGGACCTTTCTTATATGCCCAGAGTAATGCCAATCTGATCAGGAAGCAATTTACCTCCAGACCAGACTGGCCAGGAATCTCAGAGGGATTTTGTCATCTTCTGGACATGCAGCAGGGGCCACTTGGGTGTGTGTGATATGGGGGGATGCAGTTGTAAATTTCTTGTGTGGTTCAGGGGGTGAACAGGATGACCCTGGAAGTCcccttcaactctatgattctatgtagctAAACAAAGAGATGGATTTTAACATCTTGCTTCTGTTAAACAGGCAGAGCATcaatcatttttcttctttccttgatCCTGCAGCTGTACAGAGCAAATTCAGCCACCGGTACTattttgtgggggtgggacaCACCCATTCTGACCTCTGTCACACAAATAAAAGGGCAGAATTCAAATTTTGCTTAGCCACTCTCAGTTGATAATTCTCTTCCCAAAAGAACAACTCTGACCAGATACACTTACGAGGTATTTGTGACGAACCCTTCCACACTACCCTTTTTTAAATAGGACAATagtaacaaccccccccccccccccccccaatttcagcTTACTACGTCTGCATGTTCTCTAGTTTTGTGGCTTGTTATACTATCAGGCAATGCTGAACTGAAACCTGCAAACAAATTAACTGAAATATACACAAGTTAAGGATTGTGTGCAGTCTCTGATTTGATTCTGATTTGCTAAGCTACCTGGGTATGGAAAGAGTGATGATGGCTACAAGCCAAGCTAGCCTCCTCTTTGCTCTGGGTGGCCAAACTGAACTTGAGCCAACTCTTCCTAGAGCGGTTCAGAGTGCCAGAAGCCTCTTGGGTCAAACAGTTCAGGCCAGCACAAACAGGACCGCTTGTCATTCAGAACAAAACTTAACTTACTGGCTGACTAAGAATGAGATGTCAAGCATTAAGTGCAACGAAAAAGCAAAAATACTATTACAACTCAGGTGGAATGAGAAACAAGTGAAACATTAACTCCTCCTTAAGAACCTATTACCGCTACAGCCTTTCTCAGCTACGGGCAAATGTTTCTGCACCTTAAAGCTCTTTCACATGATACCATTTCACCTTCACCATGGGTCACAGCAATCATAGTCATGAAGGATAATTGGAAACAGGAATGCAACGTTGTTAAGATACTGAAGGTAATGTTCGTGGCCTGAGAACCCACTGGGTTACTTACATTGGCTTCTTGTATATACTGGAAGGCATAAACGATTCCCAATTTGCAGAGGGCAAGGAAGACTGGAACTTGAGCATCGGGACTAGCATCAGCAGCCATGTCATAGAAGCGTTTTGCAAGGTGGATATCctaaaaatatatgtttaattaaaaaaaatcagattgaaTTTTAATGTACTGATTTGTGCATAGCAAGAAGATGCTATGAATTAAGTCTCAAAGATGTATTACTTAATTGAGTATGACAAGAAACCAGTACTTGTCAGTGTTGCAAAAGAATAGGTTGGCATAgtatagaactggaagagaccacaagggccatcaagtccaatcccctgccatgcagaagttTGAACAATTATGCCTTTACATCTCTTCAGCAGCAAAACTGCTGGCACTACTGCTTTTAGCTATTGAAGTCTTCTTGTGTTATGCTGCAGTATTTTTCATAACAGAGGCCTTCCATGCAGCCACACTGTAAATGTTGGAAGTACCTTTCCTGCGCCCCAAACTACATAATACACAAGGCACGAAGTACATTCTTAGCAGGAGACAGCTGACTTATCTTATAAACACTATGCACCTCAAGCCAGGCTCACCTGCTTGATGCCAAGTCCCTTCTCATGCATGTACCCAAGGTTGAACATAGCTTGAGCACTATGTTGATGCTCTGTTGCCAGGTGGTAGTGAATAAATGCAGTTTCATAATCAACGTCAGTGCCAAAGCCGTAGAAGTGGTAATCACCGAGTTTGAGTCTAGCAACAGTGTAACCTATTACCCAAAAGAAGAACATCTGTGAAAACCCTCTCGAGCTATACGACATATGTTCTTAAATGAATTGATGATGCTATAGTACCTTAAGAAGACTTCccactgagggttttttttgataAACAGGCAGAAACATTAGGATTTTCAATACTCAACTAATGATACACTGTTGGGAGACAATACTCATGGAAGAAAATCTTCccagctccccttttcctgcagcAGCTCCCAGTGACCCTCTAACAAGGAACTGCTGGAAATCAGGGGATCGCTGTAGACAAAAGGCAtgtagcagaggcatagcaaggggaaaagcgcccggtgcactggttcctctgcccctggaatgcccccgccacacccccagaggGGTGTGCGCTCCGGTGACATCCCTGGCTCCCTTGGAGCTACTACTACTGGCATGTACCATGCTTCATCTAAGTGAGGGGGGGTGGGACATAGCAATACTCTTCTGGAAATTCAgaaggtgggaaggagaaggTGGGAAACATTCTGTACACATAATTTGGGAGTCCAACCCATAGAGAGGGGACTCATTCCTCAAAAGGTCAGGCTGATTTTCGAGAAGCTTTAGGTATTAATGAACCAACTGTCCCAGTTCTGCCTGTCATGATCCATTAGGATAAAATCAAGGTTTTATGAGTTAATACTATAAGCCACTTTGCATCCCAAGTggacagaaaggcaggctataaatgaagtaaatgaaataaacGGTCCTATATTCCACTCTAGTTCTCTtgcaattaaaaagaaagtttGACATTTTAATAGCCATTCCTGAACATATCCTCTGAACAAAGTACGAAGGCACATATAGAATACATATATGGGAAGTGTGCTCTCATGAAAAAGCAGTGTTTaagtttattaattatttttattttgatggTGATTAAGGCAACCACCACGAGAAAATAAAGTTTCTTAGCGGGAAGGTATTTTATATGCAGTTTTACTTCGTATGGGAATGATGCGGAATTTTTAGAGTGGcagaatttattttgctttttctgcagaaTAAAGTGAACAAACAGTTTCACAAGGGACTCGTGCACTTCTGTCCATGGCCATTTCTTAGCTGGTAAATTAACCTATGGTGGGCAGGCAGCTCTGTTCCAGTGTAGCAAAGCTCTGGTATACGTCTCATTTTCTTCTATGATGCTGGCTTCTTCTGAAGTTTGAACAGAACATTGAGAGAGTTAAggcacaaataatttttaatgtaaGAATAAGCCCAGACCGATGAGGCCCAATGAAAGGCTACTCTGATAGGACACACAGAGTCTGGGGCTCACTGTTcgaacagcacaatcctaaatggaacgacacccttctaagcccattgactgaAGTGGACttagaagcagtggtggaattcggCTGGTTCAGCCAGATTCAGGCAAACTGCTTGTTAAGcccctcactccccctctccTGGGACAGGGAGTGATGGGGCTGTGCTGCTGGCCTAGAGGTGCATGGGCCTGATTGGTGGGTCTGGCCAGCTGAAGATTGGGCCATGCGCCTGCTGGGCTGTGCGGCCTTTGAGGGAGACCTGCTGGTGCTAGGTTGCAGCTGGGCACCAGCAGGCCTCCTCCCTCAAAGGCTGCGCAGCCGGCCCAGAAGCGCACTGCCTAGAGATCGCACTCCCCTTCCCCGGCTACGAGGTGCAGCCAGGAAagtgaaccgggggggggggggcgcccagcaGGGGGTAGGGGCGAACTGGTGGCTGAgggattagaatcccaccactgcttagaaggatgcattttgtttaggattgcactgttagagtaGCAGAAACATGAAGACTAATCAACCACATGGTAAAATTGAGACTATTTATACCTGCTGCTCATCTGCAATACTTTTATACCAAAAGTCTTGAGTTGTACTTATAAGTGACTTAAGAGATTGATTGAGGCAGCACTGAATAGCTTGACACTTTAACCTCTCCCCAAGCCCAGTCCCTGGCTCCTTGCATGTAGTCTACTGCTCCACACAAGATCAATTCAAGTTGTTAGGAGGAGACCTACATCTTTAATTGCAGAATAACCCTGTATCTGAAACCTGTCCCTGCCTTCATCAGTGTGCTGGATGCCCTTCTCTGTGATGATGCTCCAATAATTAATACTCAGATATACTGGTTCATCATCTGCCCCTCTTCTCTTGTAGGCAGAAAGCTAAAAACCATTTTATTCTCTCGTGGGGCTGCAAGTCATGAGATAGTTCCGATTTTGCTGGTGCTGGTTCTGCTATTGCCTTATGCGTTAAGATCGCTCTGGGTGGTAAGTCGCCTTGAAGGCTTGCAGAGGAAAGGGCTGATGTAATAGGATGCAATTACATTTTATTAGGATAGCAGTCCATTCATTCAATTCTAAAAATCACAGCAGGTGGTAGTTGCACCTTAAGACTGGTCCAGCTCATAAGACATTCTCCAAGGATCTCCTCGCCATACTTAAGTTTCAACTTAGCCAAAAATTACAAGTGGAACAGAATCAAATTAGGTCAGCAGTCGGTGGCTGCTCGCACACCATTTCATGTCAGCTATCTTAACATCATCAAAAAGGAAAGCACCTCGGATACGAGATACTGATTTCATTTCACCTGCCACGAGATAGCACTGTACCCATTGCAGCCTGTTTCCTTACTTTGATCAAGTATGAAGGCAGCATTGCTCTGCGCCACTTCATAGCCTTGCTCCGCCAACAGGAGATACTGAACCACAGCAGAATTTGCATCACCTTCTTTGTAGCTGTTGTAGGCGGTCATGAGCCTTTCGGACCAACGGCCTCGTTCACAGACGTTCTTAAACAGCTGCAGAGAAAGCAACACCACACCATGGTAACGTCTTTAACTAAAAGGAGTTAATATACATTCGAGTCACTCAACTAAGTCTTTGCCATAGTCTACTTTATTCACAGGCATGTTGAACGGGAGTGCGATGCATTCAACAAGGAATCAGAATGACAAATAATAAAATAGAGCTTATCAAAGCTATCCAGAAATTCACATGGCACTTGTCTTTGCATCATAAAATACTGTTTTGTTGAAAATACTTCACCGCAGTTTAAGTCAAGCTTCTCAGAAAGATTCTTCAATGGGTCTATTTCATGCTGCCACAGGGGACAGAGTTAAAGACAGAGCAGCAcaattcaagagaaaaaaaagatcaCCTGCCAAGCATGGGAGAGTTGCCCTCTTTGTGTGTTACGTAGGGTAGATGAGATCTAGCTAACAAACTCATCAAgcatcaatacaaaacaaaacaaaaaactcgcACATGCTTGATACTTTTACTACGCATATGCTATCATGAAACAGTGGAACTAAATGTCCCATTATTTTACAGTTTTGAACAACATTAAATAAAGTTTATGTAAGTGAGAATGATTTACAAACAGCTCTTCTCTGGCTTCTATCCTGACACAAAGTGGTTGCCTattactttcattttcatatcCATTACAACACATCATCCTCTTTGCAGACACCTGCACAGCTGTAGCACGTGGAAAACAGAAGCAGCGGTGTCATGCTGCTAGGTTTAGCCCCAATTACTGAAGGACAGGGGGGGACCATCCTTCCCACCTACTAACTAGCAGCAAGataaatcatttcctttttttatcaTCTGCCTTTCTGGTCGAGACTGAAGGCAAATCAGAGATCCTATGAACAATGAAGTAATTGTCCATCGTAATTCGTACAATGTAATAAAACTGGatgacacaatttaaaaaatggaataaagcAGTACAATACTATCTTTATTTAGATGTCAAACTATTTTGGAGAATTACTTGAGACCTTGTGGAAGCATTTAATGGTACTGTATAGGAATTAGAGCCACACAAAATGGTATTCCAGGCCCCCAACATGAAGTCTGATCAGAATGAAATTAAACAGAGCTGAACTCTGAATACAAAATGTTACTTGGCTGTAATGGAACAGATTCTGGCCAGATGAAGAAAGGCGAGAATGCAAGATTCTTACCTCAACTGCAGTACGACAGGAACGCTCTACCCCAGTGGCAGTGGCATGCATCTGTGCCAGGTTATAGAAGGCTAGAATGTGGCCTCCTTGAGAAGCTAAGTTGAAAAAATTCAAAGCCTTTGAATAATCCTTTTTGACTCCAATGCCATCTACGAACAGAGCCAGGACAGCAGAAGGTTAGGGTTGCTTGTGCAACTGATGCTACTTTGTCTACTTACAGTCTCTCTACCAACTGTTGAGTACAAAAGCTTAGTTAAAACTGAGTGCAATTGCAGCCATAAAATGACAGTCAAGATGATGCTGTTTTGTAGAAAATATTTAGTTCTGAGGGCGCATAAGAACTACTTGGTGCCCTTTCCCTTAAATAAGTTCCCTATGAAGACTACATATTTTAAAGTCTCATTCTAGATTTCTTTGGCTAACCCCATTTACAGGCAGATCTTAAACTCAGAAGAATGTTCTGTCAAGATTAGTGATCTGCTTCCTGATCAGTATGCTTTAGatataaccaccaccaccaacaaacaaaatggcttcctaaacatcagaatctttttaaaatgggTGATAAGTAtctaaactaataaaataaaattcaaagccTGCACCCCCATCAGATTCACTTTCCTTCTGGTAACTGAACACATCAATTGCTCATGTCTGT
The DNA window shown above is from Sphaerodactylus townsendi isolate TG3544 linkage group LG07, MPM_Stown_v2.3, whole genome shotgun sequence and carries:
- the LOC125437063 gene encoding LOW QUALITY PROTEIN: protein sel-1 homolog 1-like (The sequence of the model RefSeq protein was modified relative to this genomic sequence to represent the inferred CDS: substituted 1 base at 1 genomic stop codon) is translated as MDRVEFVRGIFTDGLENPWFVISESYLTKFHGWPLSSNQRAFEYFNQAANAGNSHAMAFLGKMYSEGSDIVPQSNETALQYFKKAADMGNPVGQSGLGMAYLYGRGVPVNYDLALKYFQKAADQGWVDGQLQLGSMYYNGIGVKKDYSKALNFFNLASQGGHILAFYNLAQMHATATGVERSCRTAVELFKNVCERGRWSERLMTAYNSYKEGDANSAVVQYLLLAEQGYEVAQSNAAFILDQKEASIIEENETYTRALLHWNRAACPPXMFFFWVIGYTVARLKLGDYHFYGFGTDVDYETAFIHYHLATEHQHSAQAMFNLGYMHEKGLGIKQDIHLAKRFYDMAADASPDAQVPVFLALCKLGIVYAFQYIQEANIKEVFSHLDMDQLLGPEWDLYLMTIIALLLGTVIAYRQRQHQAIPRPAGPRPAAPPQEPPPEHPPHQ